In Tamandua tetradactyla isolate mTamTet1 chromosome 7, mTamTet1.pri, whole genome shotgun sequence, the following are encoded in one genomic region:
- the LOC143642866 gene encoding synaptonemal complex protein 3-like isoform X1: protein MAFLGCTTDSNLHSDLTITGVRSGRLFSSSGFRTSGRVRPARPGSVRMAPSGKKHVGKARKPAVGGQGLGACGLDAEDPKQLSGSEEYLEGKFPVIQKHGKKGPCAAMIEEDVGGKVQNMLERFGVDINKALLAKRKRLEMYTKASLRTSNQRIEHVWKTQQEQRQKLNQEYSQQFLAVFQQWDVDMQKAEEQEEKLASMFRQQQKVFQQSRIAQSQRLKTIKQLYEQFIKSVEDLEKSHENHLTGAENELRKEMAVLQRRFMMDTQQQEMASVRKSLQSMLF from the exons atggcttttctggggtgcaccacGGACTCGAACCTGCACAGTGACTTGACCATCACAG GTGTGCGGAGCGGGAGGCTTTTTTCCAGCTCGGGATTCCGGACGAGTGGCCGTGTGAGGCCGGCGAG GCCAGGAAGCGTGAGGATGGCGCCCTCGGGAAAGAAGCACGTGGGGAAGGCGAGGAAGCCGGCCGTGGGCGGGCAGGGGCTCGGCGCCTGCGGCCTCGACGCGGAGGACCCGAAGCAGCTGAGCGGCTCGGAGGAGTACCTGGAAG GAAAGTTTCCAGTAATTCAAAAACATGGGAAGAAAGGGCCTTGTGCTGCCATGATTGAGGAAGATGTGGG GGGTAAAGTACAGAATATGTTGGAAAGATTTGGAG TTGACATTAATAAGGCTCTTCttgcaaagagaaaaagattgGAAATGTATACCAAGGCTTCTCTCAGAACCAGTAACCAAAGAATTGAACATGTTTGGAAAACACAACAAGAGCAAAG GCAGAAACTTAACCAAGAATATTCTCAGCAGTTTCTGGCTGTGTTTCAGCAGTGGGATGTAGATATGCAGAAAGCTgaggaacaagaagaaaaattagcT aGTATGTTTCGGCAGCAACAAAAGGTTTTTCAGCAATCTAGAATTGCTCAAAGCCAGAGACTGAAAACAATTAAACAGTTGTATGAGCAGTTCATAAAG AGTGTGGAGGACCTGGAGAAGAGTCATGAAAATCATCTAACTGGTGCAGAAAATGAACttagaaaagaaatggctgtatTGCAAAGAAGATTTATGATGGACACT CAGCAACAAGAGATGGCAAGCGTTCGAAAGTCTCTTCAGTCCATGTTATTCTGA
- the LOC143642866 gene encoding synaptonemal complex protein 3-like isoform X3, with the protein MAGVRSGRLFSSSGFRTSGRVRPARPGSVRMAPSGKKHVGKARKPAVGGQGLGACGLDAEDPKQLSGSEEYLEGKFPVIQKHGKKGPCAAMIEEDVGGKVQNMLERFGVDINKALLAKRKRLEMYTKASLRTSNQRIEHVWKTQQEQRQKLNQEYSQQFLAVFQQWDVDMQKAEEQEEKLASMFRQQQKVFQQSRIAQSQRLKTIKQLYEQFIKSVEDLEKSHENHLTGAENELRKEMAVLQRRFMMDTQQQEMASVRKSLQSMLF; encoded by the exons atggcag GTGTGCGGAGCGGGAGGCTTTTTTCCAGCTCGGGATTCCGGACGAGTGGCCGTGTGAGGCCGGCGAG GCCAGGAAGCGTGAGGATGGCGCCCTCGGGAAAGAAGCACGTGGGGAAGGCGAGGAAGCCGGCCGTGGGCGGGCAGGGGCTCGGCGCCTGCGGCCTCGACGCGGAGGACCCGAAGCAGCTGAGCGGCTCGGAGGAGTACCTGGAAG GAAAGTTTCCAGTAATTCAAAAACATGGGAAGAAAGGGCCTTGTGCTGCCATGATTGAGGAAGATGTGGG GGGTAAAGTACAGAATATGTTGGAAAGATTTGGAG TTGACATTAATAAGGCTCTTCttgcaaagagaaaaagattgGAAATGTATACCAAGGCTTCTCTCAGAACCAGTAACCAAAGAATTGAACATGTTTGGAAAACACAACAAGAGCAAAG GCAGAAACTTAACCAAGAATATTCTCAGCAGTTTCTGGCTGTGTTTCAGCAGTGGGATGTAGATATGCAGAAAGCTgaggaacaagaagaaaaattagcT aGTATGTTTCGGCAGCAACAAAAGGTTTTTCAGCAATCTAGAATTGCTCAAAGCCAGAGACTGAAAACAATTAAACAGTTGTATGAGCAGTTCATAAAG AGTGTGGAGGACCTGGAGAAGAGTCATGAAAATCATCTAACTGGTGCAGAAAATGAACttagaaaagaaatggctgtatTGCAAAGAAGATTTATGATGGACACT CAGCAACAAGAGATGGCAAGCGTTCGAAAGTCTCTTCAGTCCATGTTATTCTGA
- the LOC143642866 gene encoding synaptonemal complex protein 3-like isoform X4, with translation MAPSGKKHVGKARKPAVGGQGLGACGLDAEDPKQLSGSEEYLEGKFPVIQKHGKKGPCAAMIEEDVGGKVQNMLERFGVDINKALLAKRKRLEMYTKASLRTSNQRIEHVWKTQQEQRQKLNQEYSQQFLAVFQQWDVDMQKAEEQEEKLASMFRQQQKVFQQSRIAQSQRLKTIKQLYEQFIKSVEDLEKSHENHLTGAENELRKEMAVLQRRFMMDTQQQEMASVRKSLQSMLF, from the exons ATGGCGCCCTCGGGAAAGAAGCACGTGGGGAAGGCGAGGAAGCCGGCCGTGGGCGGGCAGGGGCTCGGCGCCTGCGGCCTCGACGCGGAGGACCCGAAGCAGCTGAGCGGCTCGGAGGAGTACCTGGAAG GAAAGTTTCCAGTAATTCAAAAACATGGGAAGAAAGGGCCTTGTGCTGCCATGATTGAGGAAGATGTGGG GGGTAAAGTACAGAATATGTTGGAAAGATTTGGAG TTGACATTAATAAGGCTCTTCttgcaaagagaaaaagattgGAAATGTATACCAAGGCTTCTCTCAGAACCAGTAACCAAAGAATTGAACATGTTTGGAAAACACAACAAGAGCAAAG GCAGAAACTTAACCAAGAATATTCTCAGCAGTTTCTGGCTGTGTTTCAGCAGTGGGATGTAGATATGCAGAAAGCTgaggaacaagaagaaaaattagcT aGTATGTTTCGGCAGCAACAAAAGGTTTTTCAGCAATCTAGAATTGCTCAAAGCCAGAGACTGAAAACAATTAAACAGTTGTATGAGCAGTTCATAAAG AGTGTGGAGGACCTGGAGAAGAGTCATGAAAATCATCTAACTGGTGCAGAAAATGAACttagaaaagaaatggctgtatTGCAAAGAAGATTTATGATGGACACT CAGCAACAAGAGATGGCAAGCGTTCGAAAGTCTCTTCAGTCCATGTTATTCTGA
- the LOC143642866 gene encoding synaptonemal complex protein 3-like isoform X2 — MAFLGCTTDSNLHSDLTITGVRSGRLFSSSGFRTSGRVRPARPGSVRMAPSGKKHVGKARKPAVGGQGLGACGLDAEDPKQLSGSEEYLEGKFPVIQKHGKKGPCAAMIEEDVGGKVQNMLERFGVDINKALLAKRKRLEMYTKASLRTSNQRIEHVWKTQQEQRQKLNQEYSQQFLAVFQQWDVDMQKAEEQEEKLASMFRQQQKVFQQSRIAQSQRLKTIKQLYEQFIKSVEDLEKSHENHLTGAENELRKEMAVLQRRFMMDTKQEGPKREGAEKKS; from the exons atggcttttctggggtgcaccacGGACTCGAACCTGCACAGTGACTTGACCATCACAG GTGTGCGGAGCGGGAGGCTTTTTTCCAGCTCGGGATTCCGGACGAGTGGCCGTGTGAGGCCGGCGAG GCCAGGAAGCGTGAGGATGGCGCCCTCGGGAAAGAAGCACGTGGGGAAGGCGAGGAAGCCGGCCGTGGGCGGGCAGGGGCTCGGCGCCTGCGGCCTCGACGCGGAGGACCCGAAGCAGCTGAGCGGCTCGGAGGAGTACCTGGAAG GAAAGTTTCCAGTAATTCAAAAACATGGGAAGAAAGGGCCTTGTGCTGCCATGATTGAGGAAGATGTGGG GGGTAAAGTACAGAATATGTTGGAAAGATTTGGAG TTGACATTAATAAGGCTCTTCttgcaaagagaaaaagattgGAAATGTATACCAAGGCTTCTCTCAGAACCAGTAACCAAAGAATTGAACATGTTTGGAAAACACAACAAGAGCAAAG GCAGAAACTTAACCAAGAATATTCTCAGCAGTTTCTGGCTGTGTTTCAGCAGTGGGATGTAGATATGCAGAAAGCTgaggaacaagaagaaaaattagcT aGTATGTTTCGGCAGCAACAAAAGGTTTTTCAGCAATCTAGAATTGCTCAAAGCCAGAGACTGAAAACAATTAAACAGTTGTATGAGCAGTTCATAAAG AGTGTGGAGGACCTGGAGAAGAGTCATGAAAATCATCTAACTGGTGCAGAAAATGAACttagaaaagaaatggctgtatTGCAAAGAAGATTTATGATGGACACT